CTATCCTGTAGGGGATATCGTTGCGGAGAAAAACCTCCTCGTAGAGGCGACTCATGGCGTTAATCCTGTACAGCACGGCCATGTCCCCGAACCTGAAACCCAGCCCCTTCAGCCTCAGCACCTCTTCGGCTATGAAGGCCGCCTCGACCCTTTCGTTATCCGCCAGGAGGACGTGGATCTTCTCCCCGTCGCTCCTGGAGGTCCAGAGTTTTTTCGGCTTCCTGCGGAAGTTGTTCCTGATGACGCCGTTGGCTCCTCCAAGGATATTCGATGTGGAACGGTAGTTTTGCTCCAGCACGAAGACCCTGGCGGCGGGAAAATCTTTTTCGAAGTTCAGGATCATGTTCATATCGGCCCCCCGCCAGCCGTAAATCGACTGGTCCGGGTCGCCGACGACCATTATCCTGTCCCGTCCCGCCGATAAAGCCTTCAGGAGGAGGTACTGGGGGCGGTTGACATCCTGGTATTCGTCCACGAGTATCCAGTTGATGCGCGCCCTCTCCCTTTCGAGCAAAGGGCCATCGTTAAGCAAAAGGTGCAGGGGCAAAAGAAGCAGGTCCTCGAAGTCTACCGCGCCCTGCCTGGCTAATCCCTCCTGGTACTTCAAAAAGACCGGGCCTACCGGGAAATCGCTTTCGCCCGCGGTGAGGTACCGCGGATCCCCCTCGCTCTTGGCCCTGGAAAGGCGCTCCACCATCCAACCCGGTTCGTACCGCTTGGGGTCGATATTGAGCTCCTTCATGACGGACCTCACCAGGGACCTGGTATCGGCTCGGTCATAGACCGTCGTGGCCCTTCGACCGGTGATCCTTTCGAGGTCACGGTAGTTCCTTATAAGGAAGCGAAGGCCCCAGGAGTGAAAGGTCCCGACGTCCGAACCCTCGAGATCGACGTCCAAAAGCCTGCTGATCCTCTCCCGCATTTCCCGGGCGGCCTTGTTTGTAAAGGTCACGGCCATGATTGAACGGGGATCCAGGCCCTGCTCCGAGACAAGCCAGGCGAACTTGTGGGCTAGGACGCGGGTCTTGCCGCTGCCGGCCCCGGCAAGGACCAACAACGGCCCCGAACAGTAACGGACGGCTTCCGCCTGGCTATCATTGAGCGACGCGGTCAGGTCCGGGGCGCCATTCCGATTCATGGTCTTTTCGCCCTGATCCAGCGTTCCACCACCGAGATCCACTCCGCCATGCCGTCTCCCCTGAGGGCCGATACTTCCAGCCTTTCGGCCCGGGGGTTCAATTCCTTTACATCCTTCCAGAAGAGATTCCTGTCGAAATCCAGGTGCTCGAGAAGGTCCACCTTGGTGAGCAGCACCGCCTCGGCCTTCATGAAGAGGTGGGGGTACTTGAGGGGCTTGTCCGGCCCTTCCGGAACGCTGCAAAGGGCGACCTTGTGGTCCTCGCCCAGGTCGAATTCCGCCGGGCATACGAGGTTCCCCACGTTTTCGACGAAGACGACGTCGACGCCCTCCATTTCAAGATCCTCCAGGGCCTTTTCAACCAGGTTGGCCTCCAGGTGACAGCCACCCCGGGTGTTTATCTGCACCACCGGGGTTCCCGTACGGGCTATCCTCTCGGCGTCCCTCGATGTAGCCACATCGCCTTCCAGGACCACCGACCTGAAGACCGGGTCTTTCAGGGTCTCTTCGAGCAGGGCCGTCTTGCCGGAGCCGGGGGAACCGATAAGGTTGAGCATCAGAACTCCCCTTTTTGAAAAATCTTTCCTGATCTTTTCGGCTATTTTTTCATCGGCGGCCATGACCGACCGCTGTATAGCTATTCTTCTGGGCATATCACTCTTCCACCTCCACCGATTCCAGGTCCATCTCCATGCCGCTGGCGGTCTCGATCTGATCGCTGCCGCAGCGGGGACATGTAAAGGATAGGCCATCCCATTCCTCGCCGCAAAAAAGGCACCGGCTCGTGACGGGCACCTCCAGTATCTCCAGCGAGGAGCCCTCCATGATCGTGCCCTCGGTGGCCACGGAAAAGGAAAAGACCATCACCTCGGGGATGACCTGCCTCATCCGACCGATCTTTAGGGTGACCTTGGTCACCTTCTTCCATCCCCTTTCCCTGGCCATCTCCTCCAGGGATTCGATCACAGCGCCGACCAGCGACAACTCATGCATTTTATCTTGAACCTCTCCGCTGTCTCCCGGGACGAAGACGGGCTTTGATGCTTCCGGGATCGCTTCCCGGCCCAGGCTTCGGGCGCCGCCGCCCCCCCTCGATCCTCGTCTCAGAAGTATAACCCCTCGGAGGTCCTTCCCCGGGCGGGTCCATCGCCCCACGGCCATGGAATACCAAAGGACAACCAGGTCTTGCGCGGACAGGCCGATGGCCGGAACCGCGAAAACCTGGTACGAAAGGGCATGATCCGGGGCGATCACGGGGCGATCGACAGGCGGCCCGTCGCCAGGGATAACCGGGAGGTTTCAATGAAAGGGCGGGGTCGCGGTGGCCCCACCCGTCGGGTTAGTCCTCCTTCGCGGGATGCCTGGTTACTCTTCGGGGATAAGGAGTCCGAAGCCTCCGTCCTTCCTCCTGTAGACCACGTTTACACTGCCGTTATCGGCGTTTCTGAACACAAAGAAGGTATGACCCAGGAGGTCCATCTGCATGGTCGCCTCCTCGGGGGTCATGGGACGGAAGGGGAACTTCTTGGTCTTCACGATCCCTTCCCTTTTTTCCTCCGGCTCGGAGAGCTCGTTGACAAAACCCTCGATCTCGAAGGATACCTCGGCGGTCTTCATCCTGGCCTTTTCCTTCAGGAAGGATTTGTGCTTCTTGATCTGGCGCTCGATATTCTTCAGGCACTTGTCGAAGGCCTTCCTGATATCGGAGGCGTAGTCCTCGCCCCTCATGATCACGCCATTCACGTCGGCGGTTATTTCAACCACCTTCATGCCGCGATTGGAACTCACCTCCACCTGGGTATCGAGGATCCGGTCAAAAAATTTTTCCAGTTTTTCTAGCTTTTTCTCCATATATTTCCGAAGTTCGTCCTGCAGGTCGAGATTGCGCGTGACAAACCTGACATCCATGATTTTCCCCCCAATCCACGATGGTTTCAGGAAACGGTATGGATCAGATTTTACCATCGAAGGTTCGGCCCTACAATGATTCTACTAATTCACCTTTATGCCGCTTTCCACTTATACAGGCATCATCTATTTCCCTCTTGGTCTATAATGACCAAGTAAATTTACGCCCCTGATCACGAAAGGAACGGAGATGGGATTCCATGAAGGTCTCGGCAAGAGCATCCAGGATGGAGCCGTCGGCAACCCTGGCGGTGGTGAACAAGGCGAAGGCCCTTAAAAATGCGGGGAAACCGGTCATTTCCTTCGGAGCGGGTGAACCCGACTTCGACTCTCCCCCGGCGGCCGCGAGTTATGCCGAGAGGGCGATCCAGGAGGGGCAGACCCACTACACCCAATCCAGCGGCATTCCCGAGCTTCGCGAGGCGGTGGCCTCCTATTACTCGGATCGCTTCGACCTGGACTATTCCAATGACCAGGTCATCATTGGGCCCGGTGCTAAACCCCTGATTTACGGGTCGCTGGCCTCCCTGGTGGATCCCGGCGACGAGGTCCTGGTTTTCTCACCGGCCTGGGTCAGTTACGTAGAACAGGTTCGCCTTCTGGATGGCAGGGAGATCGTGGTCGACACCACCGCTACGGGGAATATACCCCTGGCTTCAAGGATCACCGAGGCGATTACACCCCGGACGGCAGGAATGCTCATAAACACGCCGAACAACCCCACGGGCGCCGTTTACGACGAAAAGACCCTTCGCGAGATGGCGGAGATCGCCCTGGAACACGATCTCTGGATCATCTTTGACGAGATCTACGAGAGGCTCGTTTACGAAAACTCGAAGCACCACAACATAGCATCGCTGCTCCCGGAGGTCATGGACCGCACCATCCAGATCAACGGCGTGAGCAAGGCCTTCGCCATGACCGGCTGGAGGATAGGCTATGCCCTCGCGCCCCGGTGGCTGGCGCCGAAGATCGGGGCCATACAGGGACACCTCACGTCCAACGCCTGCTCCATAGCCCAGTGGGCCTCGCTGGGCGCGCTGCGAGAGGCCGAGGAGGATACTCTCCGGATGAGGGGGGAGTTCTCCCGCCGCCGCGAAATAATGATGGGACTCCTCCGGGAGATGCCCCTGGTCTCCTTCGGCGAACCCCGAGGGGCCTTTTATGTCTTCGTGAACATCGCCCCTGCCATCGGGGGAACTTCGGGCGGGAAGGTGCTGGAGAATGACGGAGATTTTTGCGAGGCCCTTCTCGAAACGGAATATGTCGCGGCGGTGCCGGGGACCGCTTTCCTGGCCCCGGGGCATATCCGCCTCAGTTACGCCAACTCCGAGGCTGAGATCCGCGAGGGGATGACCAGGTTTAAAAGATTCCTGGCATCGATCGAGGCCAGGTAATGCGAGGGGCGCCCCTGG
The window above is part of the Thermovirga sp. genome. Proteins encoded here:
- a CDS encoding UvrD-helicase domain-containing protein, whose protein sequence is MNRNGAPDLTASLNDSQAEAVRYCSGPLLVLAGAGSGKTRVLAHKFAWLVSEQGLDPRSIMAVTFTNKAAREMRERISRLLDVDLEGSDVGTFHSWGLRFLIRNYRDLERITGRRATTVYDRADTRSLVRSVMKELNIDPKRYEPGWMVERLSRAKSEGDPRYLTAGESDFPVGPVFLKYQEGLARQGAVDFEDLLLLPLHLLLNDGPLLERERARINWILVDEYQDVNRPQYLLLKALSAGRDRIMVVGDPDQSIYGWRGADMNMILNFEKDFPAARVFVLEQNYRSTSNILGGANGVIRNNFRRKPKKLWTSRSDGEKIHVLLADNERVEAAFIAEEVLRLKGLGFRFGDMAVLYRINAMSRLYEEVFLRNDIPYRIVRGTAFYERREVKDALSFMRLAVNPFDEAALDRIGNTPSRGLGKKSLEKLKDYIHASGEGGIEFWTRLSRSGADLPGRAGKGAMELGAHMVEIIQRSEEIPSIIEYILEGIGYEGELARMDPEGWRERVDNIRELLSVTSSAEGLERMLAEIALVTDLDLVPDEAESVSLMSLHAAKGLEFPAVFMAGLEEALFPHYRCIDDPDGLEEERRLCYVGMTRAEERLYLTAAGSRVLFGTIQRNGFSRFLWEIPEEFKETGEMSGEEASYAGDRPYGRRWGW
- the hypB gene encoding hydrogenase nickel incorporation protein HypB, whose protein sequence is MPRRIAIQRSVMAADEKIAEKIRKDFSKRGVLMLNLIGSPGSGKTALLEETLKDPVFRSVVLEGDVATSRDAERIARTGTPVVQINTRGGCHLEANLVEKALEDLEMEGVDVVFVENVGNLVCPAEFDLGEDHKVALCSVPEGPDKPLKYPHLFMKAEAVLLTKVDLLEHLDFDRNLFWKDVKELNPRAERLEVSALRGDGMAEWISVVERWIRAKRP
- the hypA gene encoding hydrogenase maturation nickel metallochaperone HypA; its protein translation is MHELSLVGAVIESLEEMARERGWKKVTKVTLKIGRMRQVIPEVMVFSFSVATEGTIMEGSSLEILEVPVTSRCLFCGEEWDGLSFTCPRCGSDQIETASGMEMDLESVEVEE
- the raiA gene encoding ribosome-associated translation inhibitor RaiA; its protein translation is MDVRFVTRNLDLQDELRKYMEKKLEKLEKFFDRILDTQVEVSSNRGMKVVEITADVNGVIMRGEDYASDIRKAFDKCLKNIERQIKKHKSFLKEKARMKTAEVSFEIEGFVNELSEPEEKREGIVKTKKFPFRPMTPEEATMQMDLLGHTFFVFRNADNGSVNVVYRRKDGGFGLLIPEE
- a CDS encoding pyridoxal phosphate-dependent aminotransferase, encoding MKVSARASRMEPSATLAVVNKAKALKNAGKPVISFGAGEPDFDSPPAAASYAERAIQEGQTHYTQSSGIPELREAVASYYSDRFDLDYSNDQVIIGPGAKPLIYGSLASLVDPGDEVLVFSPAWVSYVEQVRLLDGREIVVDTTATGNIPLASRITEAITPRTAGMLINTPNNPTGAVYDEKTLREMAEIALEHDLWIIFDEIYERLVYENSKHHNIASLLPEVMDRTIQINGVSKAFAMTGWRIGYALAPRWLAPKIGAIQGHLTSNACSIAQWASLGALREAEEDTLRMRGEFSRRREIMMGLLREMPLVSFGEPRGAFYVFVNIAPAIGGTSGGKVLENDGDFCEALLETEYVAAVPGTAFLAPGHIRLSYANSEAEIREGMTRFKRFLASIEAR